In a single window of the Luteolibacter yonseiensis genome:
- a CDS encoding branched-chain amino acid ABC transporter permease encodes MPFPGEKRWLLLGVALAILASYFAPQFNRYYLGVAIDVGIAIILATSLNLINGHTGQFSLGHAGFMAVGGFFSAWLSLKAGVTADAFWFFPLALVAGGLLSAVVGLLVGVPSLRLRGDYLAIVTLGFGEIIRVVAQNTEAIGAASGLKGIPKLTTLGWTFGFAAVTIYAITALVNSTYGRGFIAVHDDEIAAESNGVDTTRTKVTAFVTGAFFAGIAGGLYAHHKQFLSPTGFDWLKSIDIVVMVILGGMGRTVGVIAAAILLTLMPELLRDFSEYRMILYALLIILLMLLRPAGLFSFNLKRRKHS; translated from the coding sequence ATGCCGTTTCCCGGAGAAAAACGCTGGCTGTTGTTGGGAGTCGCGCTGGCGATCCTCGCGTCCTATTTCGCCCCCCAGTTCAACCGCTACTACCTCGGAGTCGCGATCGATGTGGGCATCGCCATCATCCTCGCGACGAGTCTGAACCTGATCAACGGCCATACCGGGCAGTTCAGCCTCGGGCACGCCGGGTTCATGGCCGTGGGCGGGTTTTTCTCGGCGTGGCTTTCTTTAAAAGCGGGCGTGACCGCCGACGCGTTCTGGTTTTTCCCGCTCGCCCTCGTCGCCGGAGGGCTTCTTTCCGCCGTGGTGGGACTGCTTGTCGGCGTGCCATCACTGCGGCTGCGGGGCGACTATCTCGCCATCGTGACGCTGGGCTTCGGAGAAATCATCCGGGTGGTCGCCCAGAACACCGAGGCGATCGGTGCCGCCAGCGGACTCAAGGGCATTCCGAAACTCACCACCCTCGGCTGGACCTTCGGCTTCGCCGCCGTGACCATTTACGCCATCACCGCGCTGGTGAACTCCACCTACGGCCGTGGTTTCATCGCCGTGCATGATGATGAGATCGCCGCCGAGTCGAACGGGGTCGACACCACACGCACCAAAGTGACAGCCTTCGTGACGGGAGCCTTTTTCGCCGGGATCGCCGGGGGGCTCTACGCCCACCACAAGCAGTTCCTCTCGCCCACGGGCTTCGACTGGCTGAAGTCCATCGATATCGTGGTGATGGTCATTCTCGGTGGAATGGGGCGCACCGTGGGAGTCATCGCCGCGGCCATTTTGCTGACGCTCATGCCGGAGCTGCTCCGGGATTTCTCCGAATACCGCATGATCCTCTACGCGCTGCTCATCATCCTGCTCATGCTGCTGCGTCCTGCGGGTCTTTTCTCCTTCAACCTCAAACGCCGCAAACACTCATGA
- a CDS encoding ABC transporter ATP-binding protein: MSAPLLELEKATIRFGGLTAVSELTLSVVDNELVGLIGPNGAGKTTAFNMITGVYQPTSGEIRFAGKNTRGIKPNRLAGFGIARTFQNIRLFSSMSVLDNIRVAARLHNGEGYFSALWRGKAWKNAEAETERNAIELLEIFDLAQHRDELAVSLPYGDQRRLEIVRALATRPKLLLLDEPAAGMNPSEKDDLMRLIRFVKERYNLSVLLVEHDMKVVMGICQRIAVLEYGIKIAEGTPKEIQCHPKVIEAYLGAAAV; encoded by the coding sequence ATGAGCGCGCCCTTGCTGGAATTGGAAAAGGCCACCATCAGGTTCGGCGGCCTCACCGCCGTTTCCGAGCTCACGCTGTCGGTGGTGGATAACGAACTCGTCGGACTCATCGGACCCAACGGCGCGGGAAAAACCACGGCGTTCAACATGATCACGGGCGTCTACCAGCCCACCTCCGGCGAGATCCGTTTCGCCGGGAAAAACACCCGGGGCATCAAGCCGAACCGCCTGGCCGGCTTCGGCATCGCCCGGACGTTCCAGAACATCCGCCTCTTTTCCAGCATGAGCGTGCTGGACAATATCCGCGTCGCCGCCCGCCTCCACAACGGAGAGGGGTATTTCAGCGCCCTGTGGCGCGGCAAGGCGTGGAAAAACGCGGAAGCGGAGACCGAGAGGAACGCCATCGAACTCCTCGAGATCTTCGACCTCGCCCAACATCGTGACGAACTCGCGGTCTCGCTTCCCTACGGTGACCAACGCCGCCTCGAAATCGTCCGCGCGCTCGCCACGCGTCCGAAACTCCTGCTGCTGGACGAACCGGCGGCGGGCATGAACCCGTCTGAAAAAGACGATCTCATGCGCCTCATCCGCTTCGTCAAGGAGCGCTACAACCTTTCCGTCCTCCTCGTGGAGCACGACATGAAGGTCGTCATGGGCATCTGCCAACGCATCGCCGTGCTGGAATACGGCATCAAGATCGCCGAAGGAACGCCGAAGGAAATCCAGTGCCACCCGAAGGTGATCGAGGCCTATCTGGGGGCGGCGGCTGTTTAG
- a CDS encoding branched-chain amino acid ABC transporter permease — MDWLQQIINGLGLGAIYALIALGYTMVYGVLRFINFAHSDVLMLGAFSSFYIAPKIEKVMGSQSLLGCILVFILAAAICACLGMLIERLAYRPLRNRPKLTVLITAIGVSLLIEFTCQNENVFGASPQPFPKLLPEKSIHFGNVILSSNDLLTVTVTIVLLAAMWLIVQKTRIGTAMRAVSYNQQAALLMGVPVNRIISFTFGLGSALAAVAGILYAIKAPGIEPLMGVQPGLRAFVAAVLGGIGNLPGAVLGGVLLGLLETIAGGIPGLSNYRDAIAFGILILILILKPAGLLGRSSVEKV; from the coding sequence GTGGATTGGCTCCAGCAGATCATCAACGGACTCGGCCTCGGAGCCATCTACGCGCTCATCGCGCTCGGTTATACGATGGTGTACGGGGTGCTGCGTTTCATCAACTTCGCGCACAGCGACGTGCTGATGCTGGGCGCGTTCTCCTCGTTCTACATCGCTCCGAAGATCGAGAAGGTGATGGGTTCGCAGTCGCTGCTGGGGTGCATCCTGGTGTTCATCCTCGCTGCGGCGATCTGTGCCTGTCTGGGGATGCTCATCGAGCGTCTGGCCTACCGGCCGCTGAGGAACCGTCCGAAGCTCACGGTGCTCATCACGGCCATCGGTGTCTCGTTGTTGATCGAATTCACCTGCCAGAATGAAAATGTCTTCGGAGCCTCGCCGCAGCCGTTCCCCAAGCTGTTGCCGGAAAAGTCCATCCACTTCGGAAACGTGATCCTCTCCAGCAACGACCTGCTGACCGTCACCGTCACCATCGTGCTGCTGGCCGCCATGTGGCTCATTGTCCAGAAAACCCGCATCGGCACGGCCATGCGCGCGGTTTCCTACAACCAGCAGGCCGCCTTGCTGATGGGCGTGCCGGTCAACCGCATCATTTCCTTCACCTTCGGTCTCGGCTCCGCGCTCGCAGCCGTCGCGGGGATCCTCTACGCGATCAAGGCTCCGGGCATCGAGCCGCTCATGGGCGTGCAGCCCGGCCTCCGCGCTTTCGTTGCGGCGGTGCTGGGAGGCATCGGCAACCTGCCGGGCGCGGTGCTGGGCGGTGTGCTTCTGGGACTGTTGGAAACCATCGCCGGAGGGATTCCGGGACTTTCGAACTACCGGGATGCCATCGCTTTCGGCATCCTCATCCTCATTCTCATTCTCAAACCCGCCGGCCTTCTAGGCCGCTCATCTGTCGAAAAAGTCTGA
- a CDS encoding ABC transporter substrate-binding protein, whose translation MKSKFLLLPVVAAIATAVIGCKSGGGDTIKVGEFASLTGKEATFGTSSHEGTLLAVEQINAAGGVLGKKIELLTEDDQTKAGEPANAVNKLISKDGVIAILGEVASSRSLEAAPICQQNKIPMISPASTNPTLTKEGDYVFRVCFNDNFQGGALANFASGTLKAKKVAIFTDVKSDYSKGLAKSFKEKYATSGGQIGVELDFNGGDKDFKGQLTTIKNDAPDAIFLPGYYNDVALICIQAKQLGMNIPIFGGDGWESESLLTIGKEAMEGHYFSTHCSIEQPTPEMTSFVDAYKKRFNGKTPDAMAVLGYDSALVLADAIKRAGKTDGPALRDAIAATKDFSGASGKFSLNADRDAVKALVFIQIKGGKFTYNATVNP comes from the coding sequence ATGAAATCCAAATTTCTCCTACTCCCAGTCGTCGCCGCCATTGCCACCGCCGTCATTGGCTGCAAATCCGGGGGAGGGGACACGATCAAGGTCGGGGAATTCGCCTCGCTGACCGGCAAGGAAGCCACCTTCGGCACCTCCTCGCATGAAGGAACGCTGCTTGCCGTGGAGCAGATCAACGCCGCCGGCGGGGTGCTGGGCAAGAAAATCGAGCTTCTTACGGAAGACGACCAGACCAAGGCCGGCGAGCCTGCGAACGCGGTCAACAAGCTGATTTCCAAGGACGGTGTCATCGCCATCCTCGGCGAGGTTGCCTCCAGCCGCTCGCTGGAAGCCGCGCCGATCTGCCAGCAGAACAAGATTCCGATGATTTCGCCAGCGTCCACGAACCCGACGCTGACCAAGGAGGGTGACTATGTTTTCCGCGTCTGTTTCAATGACAACTTCCAGGGCGGCGCGCTCGCGAACTTCGCCAGCGGCACGTTGAAAGCGAAGAAGGTCGCCATCTTCACCGATGTGAAGAGCGACTACAGCAAGGGTCTGGCGAAGAGCTTCAAGGAGAAATACGCGACCAGCGGCGGCCAGATCGGTGTGGAGCTGGACTTCAACGGCGGCGACAAGGACTTCAAGGGCCAGCTCACCACCATCAAGAATGACGCGCCCGACGCGATCTTCCTTCCCGGTTATTACAACGACGTCGCCCTGATCTGCATCCAGGCGAAACAGCTCGGGATGAACATCCCGATCTTCGGCGGCGACGGATGGGAAAGCGAAAGCCTCCTCACCATCGGCAAGGAAGCCATGGAAGGCCACTACTTCTCCACCCACTGCTCCATCGAGCAGCCGACCCCCGAGATGACCTCTTTCGTGGACGCCTACAAGAAGCGATTCAACGGCAAGACCCCGGACGCGATGGCGGTGCTGGGCTATGACTCCGCCCTCGTCCTGGCGGACGCCATCAAGCGCGCGGGCAAAACCGACGGCCCCGCCCTGCGCGACGCCATCGCCGCGACCAAGGACTTCTCCGGTGCCAGTGGAAAGTTCTCCCTGAATGCGGACCGCGACGCCGTGAAGGCACTCGTGTTCATCCAGATCAAGGGCGGCAAGTTCACCTACAACGCCACGGTGAATCCTTGA